Proteins co-encoded in one Acidisarcina sp. genomic window:
- a CDS encoding Ig-like domain repeat protein, with protein MELTASGPMMSMINRGWKQAALAGLRYTAILSVIATLGVSVEAQSVRSIPSATKVAGTGSHGFNTDYGPSSSVELNAPSSNLFDAQGNQYISDSGNNCVRLVDSKSGNMVTVAGLTQSGSTDTCNSSLNSTPTAAQGLLAPSGLALDSAGNLYIADTGHNCVRRLGAGATGSANLVTVAGDCTQPAASAVTPAPYGLAFDTAGNLYVSTQDNASGVNQVVLHRPADGATTVCRVAGAASALVPTACNSGTLPTLSKPAGLAFDPVGDLFIADSGNGCVREMTPAGAFSTAVGLCTNDGTGSSATALSSPTGLVFNQAGKLFVSDTTKSQVYEFLQPATLNLIAGLSTGTSGTYAVSQDGAPAITVPLSSPQGISADPMGNVMVVDSQNNIVRMLAAGFRFPDTSVNSASPSQTAFFVITAPVKLASSVGSGFKIVSSSCTGTLKASTTSTPTTCGVTVSFQPVYPGALRSPLILTDTTPNTKYTWGLSGTGLGAEAIFSPGTLKTLLSSLANPAAVRLDGAGNVYFAEGGTSGNGDLKVIPAGSTTPSTLIAPGAGLNTPTAIALDSAGNIFIADKGTNSVYRYDANGALTTLASGLSDPEAMAIDIFDNLYIAESGTTPAVREIYAGGQQAILAGQGPIANANGVPAIQAKLLTPSGLAVDDHGMIVVSDATGYRVYSIDTGRIIHYLVGNGTTTDTAPGTALGTALQNPRDLAMDAAGDVYIADGTGNSTILVYSSSQQNPTVTTIAGTGSAGNTSGPSTSAQLNNPISLALDGKSDIYIVDAGNLALREIVYNPPVLDFGTIKVGDVSPAMTVTLWDTGNKNLTQVSSLLMSDTTNFSLDTTSTLCGTTVLSGATCDYGFRFNPQSTGAFTSTATLTDNSYNTTQVITLKGGATAGNITPSTINTATYTGVYGTPYTWTAGVTGDGTHTPTGTLTFTINGNPVCPPLTLNGSAQVSCSPSPTGLAAGTYTMTISYSGDSVYAANSTTATATILPAPVTITANSASRPYGQPNPVFTGTITGVVPGETITATYSTTATQYSAPGIYPITPVAAAGPGTSLSNYAITIVNGTLTITQAGPVTITVANATRIYGVPNPTFTSTTVNGANGDTITVTYSTTATLNSPVGTYPINATLSGPSATDYSGATVVAGVLTITQAPTSMTLTSSNSSPKTGDAVTFTAVVTSTSQITPDGTVTFANGGTPLGTGTLDATGHATFTTSALTAGNHTITATYPGTVNFMPSTASLSQGVVTPGSNGSFAITATPAYQEVKGAGSNVYQVTVKSLDGFYGPVTLSCAGLPADATCAFSPATVTLTAGGTATTTLTTTTTLKDAATAGVKLPAPGGQGMLPLLAWTMFPMQLSGAATLLAGGLRRRRKESFWKRLMFLLPVALLVLGLSGCGCTVTQFHTYTITISGTGTSGGAPLTETTTVTLSVIQ; from the coding sequence ATGGAACTGACAGCGAGCGGACCAATGATGAGCATGATCAATCGCGGATGGAAGCAGGCGGCCTTAGCGGGTCTTCGTTACACGGCAATCCTGAGTGTTATCGCAACTCTGGGCGTATCGGTGGAGGCGCAGTCCGTGCGATCCATCCCCAGCGCCACGAAGGTAGCCGGGACCGGCTCCCACGGCTTTAATACCGATTACGGGCCGTCTTCCAGCGTGGAGCTCAATGCCCCGTCCAGCAACCTGTTTGATGCACAGGGCAACCAGTACATCTCGGACTCCGGGAACAACTGCGTTCGCCTGGTGGATAGCAAGAGCGGAAATATGGTGACAGTGGCTGGACTGACGCAGTCCGGATCTACGGACACCTGCAACTCCAGCCTGAACTCCACGCCCACGGCAGCACAGGGTCTGCTTGCGCCGAGCGGGCTTGCGCTTGATTCAGCCGGCAACCTATACATCGCGGACACAGGCCACAACTGCGTGCGCCGACTGGGTGCCGGAGCGACCGGATCGGCAAATCTGGTAACAGTGGCCGGTGATTGCACCCAGCCAGCCGCCTCTGCGGTGACGCCGGCTCCTTATGGGCTGGCATTCGACACCGCGGGCAACCTGTATGTCTCCACCCAGGACAATGCCAGCGGCGTGAACCAGGTTGTCCTGCATCGCCCTGCGGATGGCGCAACGACCGTCTGCCGCGTAGCGGGCGCAGCCTCCGCATTGGTGCCGACGGCGTGCAACAGCGGCACCCTACCCACTCTCAGCAAGCCTGCCGGCCTGGCCTTTGATCCGGTGGGCGACCTCTTCATCGCCGATAGCGGCAACGGCTGCGTGCGCGAAATGACCCCCGCCGGAGCCTTCAGCACGGCGGTTGGACTCTGCACCAACGACGGCACCGGGTCGAGCGCCACGGCGCTCTCCAGCCCCACCGGACTGGTCTTTAACCAGGCGGGCAAGCTCTTCGTCAGCGATACAACCAAGTCCCAGGTCTACGAATTCCTCCAGCCTGCAACGCTGAATCTGATTGCGGGTCTCTCGACCGGCACCTCAGGAACCTATGCGGTGAGCCAGGACGGCGCGCCAGCGATCACGGTTCCCCTGTCGTCGCCACAAGGTATCTCGGCGGATCCGATGGGCAACGTGATGGTGGTCGACTCGCAGAACAACATCGTCCGTATGCTGGCGGCGGGCTTCCGCTTCCCGGACACATCCGTGAATTCCGCCAGTCCATCGCAGACCGCATTCTTCGTCATTACCGCACCGGTAAAGCTCGCGTCCTCGGTGGGCAGCGGCTTCAAGATTGTCAGCAGCTCCTGCACTGGAACCCTGAAGGCTTCCACCACTTCCACTCCGACCACGTGCGGCGTTACGGTATCCTTTCAGCCTGTCTATCCCGGCGCCCTGCGCTCTCCTCTGATTCTTACCGACACGACTCCGAACACGAAGTACACCTGGGGATTGAGCGGCACGGGCCTGGGAGCGGAAGCAATCTTCTCTCCGGGTACGCTCAAGACCCTGCTGTCATCGCTGGCAAATCCTGCGGCGGTGCGTCTGGATGGCGCAGGGAATGTCTATTTCGCCGAGGGAGGGACTTCGGGCAATGGCGATCTCAAGGTCATTCCCGCAGGATCGACGACTCCATCAACGCTGATCGCTCCCGGCGCAGGTTTGAATACGCCCACCGCCATTGCACTGGACTCCGCTGGCAATATCTTCATCGCGGATAAGGGGACCAACAGCGTTTACCGATATGACGCAAATGGCGCACTCACTACGCTCGCTTCCGGCCTGAGCGATCCCGAGGCAATGGCGATCGACATTTTTGACAACCTGTATATTGCCGAGTCGGGCACGACTCCCGCGGTACGGGAGATCTACGCGGGTGGGCAGCAAGCGATCCTGGCCGGGCAGGGACCGATTGCCAACGCGAACGGTGTACCGGCAATTCAGGCCAAGCTGCTTACGCCAAGCGGGCTGGCAGTGGATGACCATGGGATGATCGTCGTCTCGGACGCCACAGGCTATCGCGTCTACTCCATAGACACCGGACGCATCATTCATTACCTGGTGGGGAACGGCACCACCACGGATACTGCCCCTGGCACAGCCCTGGGAACGGCACTCCAGAATCCACGCGATCTGGCGATGGATGCCGCGGGCGACGTCTACATTGCAGACGGAACCGGTAACAGCACAATCCTCGTCTACAGCAGCTCGCAGCAGAATCCGACCGTCACCACAATCGCCGGCACAGGAAGCGCAGGCAACACCAGCGGACCCAGCACCTCTGCCCAGTTGAACAACCCCATCTCGCTGGCGCTGGACGGCAAGTCGGATATCTACATCGTGGACGCTGGCAATCTGGCGCTGCGCGAGATCGTCTACAACCCGCCCGTGCTGGACTTCGGCACGATCAAGGTTGGCGATGTATCCCCTGCAATGACCGTGACGCTGTGGGACACGGGCAACAAGAACCTGACGCAGGTTTCTTCGTTGCTGATGAGCGACACGACAAACTTCTCACTGGACACTACAAGCACGCTGTGCGGCACTACGGTGCTCTCTGGCGCGACCTGCGATTACGGCTTCCGCTTCAATCCACAGTCAACTGGAGCCTTCACGTCGACAGCAACCCTGACCGACAACTCCTACAACACCACGCAGGTGATCACTTTGAAGGGTGGCGCCACGGCCGGGAACATCACGCCCTCCACGATCAACACGGCGACCTATACCGGCGTCTATGGCACTCCCTACACCTGGACCGCGGGTGTGACGGGCGATGGAACGCATACCCCCACGGGAACCTTGACCTTCACGATCAATGGCAATCCTGTGTGCCCGCCGCTGACGCTGAACGGATCGGCCCAGGTGAGCTGCTCTCCCTCGCCTACGGGATTGGCTGCCGGCACGTACACAATGACGATCAGCTACTCCGGCGACAGCGTGTACGCAGCGAACTCCACCACGGCTACGGCGACAATTCTGCCCGCACCGGTGACAATCACCGCCAATAGCGCCTCGCGTCCCTATGGACAGCCGAATCCTGTCTTCACCGGAACCATCACCGGAGTTGTACCCGGTGAGACCATCACCGCCACATACTCCACCACTGCTACGCAGTACAGCGCTCCCGGGATCTACCCGATTACGCCGGTTGCAGCGGCGGGTCCGGGTACTTCGCTGAGCAACTACGCCATCACAATCGTGAATGGAACGCTGACGATCACGCAGGCCGGGCCGGTCACGATCACGGTTGCCAATGCAACTCGCATCTACGGCGTGCCGAATCCAACATTCACGTCCACCACTGTGAACGGAGCGAACGGCGATACGATCACGGTTACCTACTCCACGACAGCGACGTTGAACTCGCCGGTCGGGACCTATCCCATCAACGCAACGCTCAGCGGACCATCGGCAACGGACTACAGCGGAGCGACCGTGGTTGCGGGCGTGCTGACGATTACCCAGGCTCCCACGAGCATGACGTTGACGAGTTCGAACAGCTCCCCGAAGACGGGCGACGCGGTCACCTTCACGGCAGTGGTCACCTCAACTTCGCAGATCACTCCGGATGGAACCGTGACCTTCGCCAATGGAGGCACCCCTCTTGGCACAGGGACGCTCGATGCCACCGGGCACGCCACCTTTACCACCTCGGCCCTGACTGCGGGCAACCATACCATCACGGCTACCTATCCGGGCACGGTGAACTTTATGCCGAGCACGGCTAGCCTCTCACAGGGTGTTGTGACGCCCGGATCCAACGGAAGCTTCGCCATTACGGCGACTCCGGCGTACCAGGAAGTGAAGGGAGCCGGCAGCAACGTCTACCAGGTCACGGTGAAGTCGCTGGACGGCTTCTACGGCCCGGTAACCCTGAGCTGTGCCGGACTGCCTGCCGACGCAACTTGTGCGTTTAGTCCTGCGACCGTGACGTTGACCGCGGGCGGAACCGCTACAACGACGCTGACCACCACAACCACGCTGAAGGATGCAGCGACAGCAGGCGTGAAGCTGCCAGCTCCGGGTGGGCAGGGCATGTTGCCTCTGCTGGCATGGACCATGTTCCCAATGCAGCTGAGCGGTGCAGCAACGCTGCTGGCAGGCGGACTGCGCCGGCGCAGGAAAGAGAGCTTCTGGAAGCGGCTGATGTTCCTGCTTCCTGTTGCGCTGCTTGTTCTGGGGCTATCGGGTTGCGGATGCACGGTAACCCAGTTCCACACCTACACGATTACAATTTCGGGGACCGGAACTTCGGGCGGTGCTCCGTTGACTGAGACGACTACAGTGACGCTTTCCGTCATTCAATAG
- a CDS encoding NapC/NirT family cytochrome c — protein sequence MAGRFKEKWLQPFFHLGKNPISLIGAGLTSASALTLLGFWCLQVLGHVAINPYQGIIFFLILPVLFIFGLILIPIGIYQRRKHLKQAGMLPSVYPKIDLADPVLLRAFDMVLLATIVNLLIVGMASYRGVSYMDTPQFCGQSCHVVMRPEFTAYQVSSHSHVDCVACHVGEGAGSYVRAKVNGTKQLIEVGLNNYPRPIHSPVLSLRPAREICEGCHTPAKYIGEKMLVKTSFADDETNTMTKTLVLLHLGGRDSVSHLTGIHGVHLGHIEYISTDPQRQVIPWVSRRNPDGSTTEFVSADATGPVKGEKRVMDCIDCHNRAAHTFQTPEDAVNRIMAEGGISPTLPFVHKEGLELLKGTYASQADAETKIKAGLESFYRSQRPEVLSAHADLVKQAAASLYSIYKVNVFPDMKVTWGTHPNNVGHTSYPGCFRCHDGSHNAKSGQAITQDCAACHNLLAVDEAKPKLLTEIGMQ from the coding sequence GTGGCTGGCAGGTTTAAAGAGAAGTGGCTGCAACCGTTTTTCCACCTGGGTAAGAACCCGATCAGTTTGATCGGTGCCGGACTGACAAGCGCCTCTGCTCTTACGCTTCTCGGTTTCTGGTGCCTTCAGGTTCTGGGCCACGTTGCCATTAACCCGTATCAGGGCATTATCTTTTTTCTGATTTTGCCCGTTTTGTTTATCTTCGGGCTGATCCTCATCCCGATAGGAATCTATCAAAGGCGCAAGCACCTTAAGCAAGCGGGCATGCTGCCCAGCGTCTATCCAAAGATCGACCTGGCGGATCCGGTCCTGCTCCGCGCGTTCGATATGGTGCTGCTGGCAACCATCGTCAATCTGCTCATCGTCGGCATGGCAAGCTATCGTGGTGTCTCCTACATGGATACGCCGCAATTTTGTGGTCAATCCTGCCACGTGGTGATGCGGCCGGAATTTACGGCATATCAAGTATCGAGCCATTCCCATGTAGATTGCGTTGCCTGCCACGTGGGGGAAGGCGCCGGATCCTACGTGAGGGCCAAAGTTAACGGCACTAAGCAGCTGATCGAGGTAGGGCTCAACAATTATCCGCGCCCGATTCACTCCCCGGTTCTCAGTCTCCGGCCGGCACGTGAGATCTGTGAGGGCTGCCACACACCCGCAAAATACATCGGAGAGAAAATGCTGGTGAAGACCAGCTTCGCCGACGATGAAACGAACACCATGACCAAGACCCTCGTTCTGCTCCATCTGGGCGGGCGCGATTCCGTCTCTCACCTGACGGGAATCCATGGTGTGCATCTCGGACACATCGAATACATCTCGACGGACCCACAGCGCCAGGTCATTCCCTGGGTAAGCAGGCGCAATCCTGACGGCAGCACAACGGAGTTTGTGTCAGCGGATGCGACCGGCCCCGTGAAGGGTGAGAAGCGGGTGATGGATTGCATTGATTGCCATAACCGTGCGGCTCACACCTTTCAGACGCCGGAAGACGCAGTCAACCGCATCATGGCCGAGGGCGGCATCAGCCCCACACTCCCTTTTGTGCATAAGGAAGGGCTTGAACTGCTGAAGGGGACCTACGCTTCCCAGGCAGACGCGGAAACCAAGATCAAGGCGGGTCTCGAGAGCTTTTACCGTTCGCAGCGCCCCGAGGTTCTGTCCGCTCATGCCGATCTTGTCAAGCAAGCTGCGGCATCCCTGTACTCCATCTACAAGGTGAACGTCTTCCCCGATATGAAGGTAACGTGGGGAACCCACCCGAACAATGTTGGGCATACCAGTTACCCTGGCTGTTTCCGCTGCCATGACGGCAGCCACAACGCCAAGAGCGGCCAGGCCATTACGCAGGATTGCGCAGCCTGCCACAACCTGTTGGCTGTGGACGAGGCGAAGCCGAAACTGCTCACAGAGATTGGTATGCAGTAG
- a CDS encoding cytochrome c, producing the protein MTNRIQRFGILGLMVLATGTMSFAQGTGEATYKAKCQMCHGATGTGDTPAGKAMKVVPFTKSTVADMTTVIKNGKGKMPSYNGKLTDAQIKDVATYIHTSLVK; encoded by the coding sequence ATGACAAACCGGATTCAGCGATTTGGGATTCTTGGTCTGATGGTTCTGGCAACTGGAACGATGAGTTTCGCCCAGGGTACGGGCGAGGCAACATACAAAGCCAAGTGCCAGATGTGTCACGGGGCCACGGGCACTGGCGATACGCCTGCCGGTAAGGCCATGAAGGTCGTACCGTTTACCAAGTCGACTGTCGCAGATATGACCACCGTGATCAAGAATGGCAAAGGGAAGATGCCGTCTTACAATGGCAAGCTGACCGATGCGCAGATCAAGGATGTCGCGACGTATATTCACACATCCCTCGTCAAATAA
- a CDS encoding DmsE family decaheme c-type cytochrome, with protein sequence MNATARLLRAGAYGFLAFTLGSCLAGGPLAHAKDAPKPQTMAATHQPAANPADYVGSDTCATCHADIAKGLGGNPHSKIALMHGDKTATCEGCHGAGKAHVDGGGDVTKIFRFTKANAKQIDDKCLGCHQGKHANFERSAHGEANVSCLNCHGIHVQGEKEHLLKASQPTLCYGCHTDIKPDFSKPFHHKVNEGLMKCSDCHDPHGTFQAKGLHTAAQGDAVCVKCHTETAGPFVYEHPPVKTEGCTSCHTPHGSPNPRLLARSNVNTLCMQCHTASSFTAPGIPSFHNQAVQYQACTICHTQVHGSNSNSFFFK encoded by the coding sequence TTGAACGCTACAGCCCGTCTGCTACGTGCAGGCGCATATGGTTTCCTCGCATTCACACTGGGCAGTTGCCTTGCGGGAGGTCCTTTGGCTCATGCCAAGGATGCTCCAAAGCCTCAGACCATGGCAGCCACTCACCAACCAGCGGCAAATCCGGCAGACTATGTCGGGTCAGATACATGTGCTACCTGTCACGCAGATATCGCCAAAGGACTCGGCGGCAATCCGCACAGCAAGATTGCGCTAATGCACGGCGATAAAACCGCCACGTGTGAGGGTTGTCACGGAGCGGGCAAGGCCCACGTCGACGGCGGCGGAGATGTGACCAAGATCTTCCGCTTTACCAAGGCCAACGCCAAGCAGATTGACGACAAGTGCCTGGGATGCCACCAGGGGAAGCACGCCAACTTTGAGCGCTCCGCCCACGGAGAGGCAAACGTAAGCTGCCTCAATTGCCACGGGATTCACGTACAGGGCGAAAAGGAGCACCTGCTCAAGGCATCCCAGCCAACGCTGTGCTACGGGTGCCACACAGATATCAAGCCGGATTTCTCCAAGCCCTTCCACCACAAGGTGAACGAAGGCCTGATGAAATGCAGCGATTGCCATGATCCTCATGGAACCTTCCAGGCAAAGGGTCTGCATACGGCTGCCCAGGGCGATGCCGTCTGCGTCAAGTGCCACACCGAAACGGCAGGTCCGTTTGTCTATGAGCATCCCCCGGTAAAGACCGAAGGTTGCACCTCGTGCCACACGCCTCATGGCTCGCCAAATCCGCGACTTCTGGCGCGCAGCAATGTAAACACGCTGTGCATGCAGTGCCATACGGCTTCCTCCTTTACGGCTCCTGGCATCCCGTCGTTCCACAATCAGGCGGTTCAATATCAGGCTTGCACGATTTGCCACACGCAGGTTCACGGATCCAATTCCAATTCCTTCTTCTTCAAATAA
- a CDS encoding Crp/Fnr family transcriptional regulator, whose protein sequence is MTPEAFDMMLSKPARRSTRRLGREEAALAGCAACPNRKPGWFCSLGNDVLADLDVVSNPITAATAQNVFSQGDDSDHVFVLCGGYVKLTASSSRGRNLIVRIAGPGAILGLHAAMSQRPYEVSAEALSEARLRSISREDFMGFLRRHKESQLRAVQCVCQEYRFALQDACRIALTESVAARLARLLIELAQQIGEWDDGEYHVPILLTHEEMASMTCTTRETITRTLGQLRKEGTLSIHDSILTLHDPEKLHSYF, encoded by the coding sequence GTGACACCAGAAGCTTTTGACATGATGTTGAGCAAGCCTGCCAGACGATCGACTCGCCGCCTGGGCCGGGAAGAGGCAGCCCTGGCTGGCTGCGCTGCCTGCCCCAATCGCAAGCCGGGATGGTTCTGCAGCCTGGGGAATGACGTTCTCGCCGATCTTGACGTAGTCAGTAACCCGATCACCGCCGCAACCGCGCAGAATGTCTTCTCTCAGGGAGACGACTCGGACCACGTCTTCGTGCTCTGTGGGGGGTATGTCAAGTTAACGGCAAGTTCCAGCCGAGGCCGCAACCTCATCGTTCGCATCGCCGGACCGGGCGCAATTCTTGGGCTTCACGCCGCCATGTCTCAGCGCCCTTATGAAGTCTCTGCCGAAGCGCTTTCTGAAGCGCGCCTGCGCTCCATCAGCCGCGAAGATTTCATGGGGTTCCTCCGCCGCCACAAGGAGAGCCAGCTTCGTGCCGTACAGTGCGTCTGTCAGGAGTATCGCTTCGCTCTGCAGGATGCCTGCCGCATAGCTCTCACTGAATCCGTCGCTGCGCGCCTGGCACGGCTGCTCATCGAACTGGCACAGCAGATTGGGGAGTGGGATGATGGCGAGTATCATGTGCCGATCCTGCTCACGCACGAGGAGATGGCCAGCATGACCTGTACCACGCGCGAAACCATCACCCGCACCCTGGGCCAGCTTCGCAAGGAAGGAACTCTTTCAATTCACGACTCAATCCTCACCCTGCACGACCCGGAGAAGCTGCACAGCTACTTCTGA
- a CDS encoding universal stress protein yields MRSSGRGVPLGFETIVVATDFSPFAERALLKAVEMARSLQSRVILAHVIDPLFYSNSLNGAPFVPRQIEQNAKARLEMAASLLRRERIPYELVVREGMIRDALCDLVEEYGASLLVIGTHGESRFDRDVVGSVAEKILRVAPCPVMTVGSNAMPSIPLGTKSPRLLFATGFSTHSIGALPFADAMAHYLGAELHLLHVALPAADRPESVRRAMEKLEQMARTQVQLTQRVHCLVQHGQLGETIASVAASIGAVAIVLAVQQEDLRRKPVGGLHQGLIYRIVTQTCCPVITLHSGLDRESLRASVLGEALLS; encoded by the coding sequence ATGCGGTCCAGTGGGCGTGGTGTCCCCCTCGGTTTCGAAACCATAGTGGTTGCGACGGATTTCTCTCCTTTTGCAGAGCGCGCGCTGCTGAAAGCGGTGGAGATGGCGCGTAGTCTGCAGTCGAGGGTCATTCTGGCCCATGTGATAGATCCCCTGTTTTACTCCAACTCCCTGAATGGCGCGCCATTTGTCCCGCGCCAGATTGAGCAGAATGCGAAGGCGCGGCTGGAGATGGCTGCATCCCTCTTGCGGCGCGAACGGATTCCTTATGAGCTGGTAGTGCGCGAAGGAATGATTCGCGATGCCCTATGCGATTTGGTGGAGGAGTACGGCGCGTCCCTGCTGGTCATCGGTACCCATGGCGAAAGCCGATTCGATCGCGACGTCGTCGGATCCGTTGCCGAAAAGATCTTGCGGGTTGCGCCTTGCCCGGTCATGACTGTGGGATCGAATGCCATGCCATCCATCCCGCTGGGCACAAAATCGCCACGGCTTTTGTTCGCCACGGGATTCTCAACGCATTCGATTGGTGCGCTTCCGTTTGCGGACGCTATGGCGCACTACCTGGGTGCAGAACTGCATCTGTTACACGTTGCGCTGCCGGCGGCGGACCGTCCGGAAAGCGTCCGGAGAGCGATGGAGAAGCTGGAGCAGATGGCAAGAACGCAGGTTCAGCTGACCCAGCGGGTGCATTGCCTGGTGCAGCATGGGCAGCTTGGAGAGACGATCGCTTCTGTAGCTGCCTCCATTGGGGCGGTGGCCATTGTTCTTGCCGTGCAGCAGGAAGATCTGCGAAGAAAGCCAGTGGGTGGCCTCCATCAGGGGCTGATTTACAGGATTGTTACCCAGACGTGCTGTCCCGTCATTACCCTGCACAGCGGCCTGGATAGAGAGAGCCTGCGAGCCAGCGTCCTGGGCGAAGCGCTCTTATCCTAA
- a CDS encoding universal stress protein, translating to MTPLTNQRWSVPQTILLATEIPVNDLVFAFALAQAKETKAKLILFHAYDTLVVSASETSGLRYYDYAAAAKTETRHLEPFAEKAQAAGIECEIIVRQGLAPRMIVDCAHEKNADRIVVGTRCPGPIGKILLGSVAEEVLRSSDVPVYVVGPEVVNKAFDGYRIKNVLCATSLGESCFGPVALAAEVALHAGARLLLLHVMKPSESAELLARRTIQQIEEDVKSLIPIELRSQLVIEPMVVLGEPPEEILFQAKSQHVDLMVLGAQEASVVATLTRHGVVYKVLAHAPCPVLTLSPAAMAREARKFEPEHAGATKAS from the coding sequence ATGACCCCTCTGACGAATCAGCGCTGGAGTGTCCCCCAGACAATCCTGCTTGCAACAGAAATACCGGTGAATGACCTGGTATTTGCCTTCGCCCTCGCGCAGGCGAAAGAAACGAAAGCCAAGCTCATCCTCTTCCATGCATACGACACCCTGGTCGTCTCCGCCTCTGAAACCAGCGGGCTGCGCTATTACGACTATGCCGCGGCGGCGAAGACAGAAACCAGGCACCTTGAGCCCTTTGCAGAAAAGGCTCAAGCGGCGGGAATTGAATGCGAAATCATTGTCCGCCAAGGACTTGCGCCTCGTATGATCGTGGACTGCGCGCACGAGAAGAACGCCGATCGCATCGTCGTGGGAACCCGCTGCCCGGGCCCCATTGGGAAGATTCTTCTCGGCTCGGTAGCCGAAGAGGTGCTTCGCTCCTCGGACGTCCCCGTCTACGTGGTGGGGCCGGAAGTAGTCAATAAGGCGTTTGACGGTTACCGGATCAAAAACGTTCTCTGCGCGACGTCGCTCGGCGAGTCCTGCTTTGGACCGGTGGCGCTGGCTGCGGAAGTTGCTTTGCACGCCGGTGCGCGGCTGCTGCTGCTCCATGTGATGAAGCCATCGGAGAGCGCGGAACTGCTCGCGCGCAGGACGATTCAGCAGATTGAGGAAGATGTTAAGTCTTTGATCCCCATAGAGCTGCGTTCGCAACTCGTGATTGAACCCATGGTTGTGTTGGGCGAGCCCCCTGAGGAAATTCTCTTCCAGGCGAAGTCGCAGCATGTGGATCTTATGGTCCTTGGTGCGCAGGAAGCCTCGGTGGTTGCCACCCTGACCAGGCATGGAGTCGTGTATAAGGTTCTGGCGCACGCTCCTTGCCCGGTGTTGACGTTGTCTCCCGCTGCTATGGCCAGGGAGGCAAGAAAGTTCGAACCCGAACACGCAGGTGCGACCAAGGCGAGTTAG
- the cydB gene encoding cytochrome d ubiquinol oxidase subunit II, translated as MGFIWFWLVAIMLVGYVVLDGFDLGVGVLHLLLTRNDAERQMTIRAIGPVWDGNEVWLLAAGGTLYFAFPLLYASAFSGFYLPLMIVLWLLILRGVSVELRGHLTLNVWRSFFDGLFSFSSALLIIFYGAALANVIRGVPLGSDSYFFLPLWTNWKVGPNPGILDWYTVIGGLVALVALTLHGALYLAVKTEGALQQRARAIVRPLWAALVLLTIISLIATVAVRPGSLHNYYAYPIAFAIPVLVVACLAGILSFSRVGRDFTAFLCSAGYLVFMMVGAVSGLYPTLMPSSTDSNLNITIDKALSGPHTLHVGLVWWAFGMALAIGYFVFIYRMFRGKVDVSSTGYGH; from the coding sequence ATGGGATTTATCTGGTTCTGGCTGGTTGCAATCATGCTCGTCGGCTATGTGGTGCTCGACGGATTCGACCTTGGCGTAGGAGTGCTCCACCTGTTGTTGACGCGCAATGACGCGGAGCGTCAAATGACGATCCGCGCAATTGGCCCGGTGTGGGATGGTAACGAGGTTTGGCTGCTGGCGGCTGGCGGCACTCTGTACTTCGCCTTTCCGCTGCTGTATGCGTCGGCCTTCAGCGGCTTCTATCTGCCGTTGATGATCGTGCTCTGGCTGCTCATCCTGCGCGGGGTGAGCGTGGAGTTGCGCGGTCACTTAACTCTCAACGTTTGGCGCAGCTTTTTTGATGGGCTGTTCAGCTTCTCGAGCGCGCTGCTGATCATCTTCTACGGAGCGGCTCTGGCGAATGTGATTCGCGGCGTGCCGCTGGGCTCGGACTCCTACTTCTTCCTGCCGCTATGGACGAATTGGAAGGTAGGCCCCAATCCCGGCATTCTGGACTGGTACACCGTGATCGGCGGCCTGGTTGCGCTGGTGGCACTGACGCTGCATGGAGCGCTGTATCTGGCGGTGAAGACGGAGGGGGCTCTGCAGCAACGGGCTCGCGCCATCGTCCGCCCGCTGTGGGCAGCGCTGGTGCTGCTGACGATCATCAGCCTGATTGCTACCGTCGCGGTGCGCCCCGGCAGCCTGCACAACTACTACGCATATCCGATTGCCTTCGCGATTCCGGTGCTGGTGGTGGCGTGCCTGGCAGGCATTCTTTCCTTCAGCCGCGTCGGGCGCGACTTCACCGCATTCCTCTGCTCGGCTGGATATCTCGTCTTCATGATGGTGGGAGCGGTCAGCGGTCTCTATCCAACACTGATGCCGTCGAGCACGGATTCGAATCTCAACATCACCATCGACAAGGCGCTGTCTGGTCCTCACACACTACATGTCGGATTGGTCTGGTGGGCATTCGGGATGGCGCTGGCCATCGGGTATTTCGTGTTCATCTACCGGATGTTCCGCGGGAAAGTGGATGTAAGTTCCACGGGATACGGCCATTAA